The nucleotide sequence GATCATCCGGACGACGTTCCCGTACCCGCCGCACGTCAGCAGCAGCAGCCCGCGCTCGGCGGCGGCGGCCTGCGCCCGCGCCGCCGTCGCCCCGTCCGGTTCGCCGGACGGCGCCGTGAACTCGCACGCCTGCATCAGCCCGAGCCCCCGCACGTCCCCGATCACCGGGTGGCCGGCGGCGATCGCGCGCAGCCCGGCGTGCAGCCGGTCGCCCTGGACGGCCGCGTTCCCGACCAGGTCCTCGTCGCGGACGACGTCCAGCGTCGCGAGCGCGGCGGCGCACGCCACCGCGTTGCCGCCGTACGTGCCGCCCTGCGAGCCGGGCCAGGCCCGTTCCATCAGCGCGGCGGGCGCCGCGATGGCCGACAGCGGGAACCCGCTGGCCAGGCCCTTGGCGGTGATGAGGACGTCCGGCCGGACATCGGCGTGGTCGTGCCCCCAGAACCGTCCCGTGCGGCCGATGCCGGTCTGCACCTCGTCCACGACGAGCAGCGCGCCGTGCCGGTCCGCGCGCTCGCGCAGCCCCGCCAGGAACGCGGGCGGGGCGGGGATGTAGCCGCCCTCGCCGAGCACCGGCTCCACGATGAACGCGGCGGTGTCGGCGGGCGCGCACGCCGTCGCGAACAGGTGGTCCAGCTCGCGCAGCGCGAACCGGACGGCCTCCGCCTCGTCCCACCCGTACCGGTACGCCTGCGGGAACGGCGCGACCGCGACGCCCGGCATCAGCGGCCCGATGCCCGCGCGGAACTTGGTGCCCGCCGTGGTCAGCGCGGCGGCGCCCATCGTGCGGCCGTGGAACGAGCCCTGGAACGCGACGATGTTCTGCCGTCCGGTCGCGTGCCGCGCGAGCCGCACCGCCGCCTCGACGGCCTCGCTGCCGCTGTTGAGGTAGAACACCGAGTCCAGCCCGGCGGGCAGGACGTCGCCGAGCCGTTCGGTGAGCCTCAGCAGGCCCGGGTGCAGGACGGTCGTGTACTGCCCGTGGATCAGCGTCCCGGTCTGCTCGCGCGCCGCCGCGACCACCCGGGGATGGCAGTGCCCGGTGCTCGTGACGCCGATGCCCGCCGTGAAGTCCAGATAGCGCCGCCCGTCGGCGTCGTAGAGATGGACGCCCTCGCCGCGCTCGGCCAGCACGGGCGTCGCCTGCTTGAGCACCGGTGACAGCTTCGCCATCGACCCTCTCCCCGGAATTGTCGACAATCTACGGTGCTCATGGCATCACGAAGCCGGGTCGCTGTCCAGGGGCCGGGCGGACGGACGCAGCCGCTCGATCGACCCGGTCATGTGCTCCTCGATCAGCCGCAGCAGCCGTTCCTCGGCGCCGTCGGCGATGGCGTCCACGATCCGGCGGTGCTCGTGGACCAGCTCGTCCGGCTCGGGATAGGTGTCCTGCAGCTCGTTCAGGCACATCCGCGTCTCGACCAGCAGCGTCTGCGCCATCCGCTCCAGCCGGGGGCTGCCCGACGCGCTCACCAGCACCGCGTGGAACGCCTGGTCGGCGTCGCTCATCGCGACCCGGTCGCGGTCGCGCGCCGCCGCGACGAGGGCGTCCAGCGCCTCGGTCAGCCGCGCGACCGCCTCGCCCCGGTTGCGCGCCATGACGAGCGCGCACGCGGCGCGCTCGATCGCGAGCCGGGACAGGTAGACGTCCTCGACGTCCGCGTGGTCCAGCGTGATCACGAACAGCCCGCGGTGCGGCTCGCTGTGCAGCAGGCCCTCCTGGACGAGCCGCTGCATCGCCTCGCGCAGCGGCCCCCGGCTGATCCCGAGCCGGGTCGCCAGTTCGGCCTCGCCGAGCTGGGAGCCGGGCGGCAGCGCCCCGTACATGATCGCCGAACGCAGCTCGGCCGCGACGATCTCGACCGTCGATCGGCGGGGAACCGGTTCCAGCTCGCCCGGTCGGCGCATCGGAGTCCCTTCGGTCGTCACCCGGCGGAGAAAAGGCGGCCGAGCCCGGTGCGGGGCCGGTCGCCGCCGGTCAGTCGCAGACCCTCCCACACGCTCACCTGGTTCGCGGTCAGGACGGGCTTGCCGACGCGGGCCTCCAGGTCGTCCAGCCAGGCCGCGGTGTGCAGCGCGGTGTCGGGGACGAGCACCGCGTCGGCGTCCGGGCGGTCGTGCGCCGCGACGAAGTCCAGCACGTCGTCGCGGCCGAGCGCGCCGACCTCGGCGGCCGTGACGATGCCCCGGCTCGCCAGCGCGACGACCTCCAGCCCCGCGTGCTCCAGGAACGCCCGGAAATGTCCGGCGACGTCGGCGGGATAGGTCGCCGCGACCGCGACGCGCCGCAGCCCGAGCCGCCGCGCGGCGTGGACGAACGCGAACGACGTGCTGGACGCCGGGACGCCCGCCGTCCGGCCGACCCCGGCGGCCTGCGCGGCGGCGCCGTCCCAGCCGAACACGAAGCTCCCGCTCGTGCAGGCCCACACCGCCGCGTCCACGCCGAGGCCGCGCAGCGCGCGGGCGCCCGCTGCGAGGACGCCGTCGCCGCCGATGTCCAGCAGGGCGTCGACGCGGTGGGCGTCCTCGCGCATCTCGGTGTGGACGACCCGCAGCGCGACGTCGCCGAGCAGCCCTTCCAGCACGGGGTAGTCGTCCTCGGCGCTGAACCCGGGGTAGAGGAAGCCGATGCTCCGTCCCATCGTCAGGCCGCCGTCGCGTCGGGATGCCGGACGAGCCGCTGGTCCTCGCCCGCCGCGCGCCACCCCATCCGGCGCAGCGCCATGCACATGGTCACCTGGTTGGCGGTGAGCACCGGTTTTCCGATCATCCGTTCCAGCGGGGCGATGATGTCGTAGGTCGGGACGTTCGTGCAGGAGATGAACACCGCGTCGGCGTCCGGACGGTCCACCGCGCTCACGGCTCGTACGACCTCCTCATAACCGACCTTCCATATATGGCTGAGCAGACCGAGCCCCACCGACGCGACGACTCCCACGCCGTGCTCGGCGAGGAACGTCAGCAGCCGTTGCGTCACCGCGTCGATGTAGGGCGTCACGACGGCGAGCCGCCGCACGCCGAGCAGCGCGAGCGCGTCCACGAGCGCGCCGGACGTCGTGGTGGCGGCGGGCGCGCCCGCGTCCTCCATCGCCCCGACCAGCGCGCGTTCACCGGCCGCGCCGTGCACGAAGCTGCCGGACGCGCACGCGAACACCACGCCGAGCGGTTCGGGGGCGAGGACGTCGCGGGTGGCGCGGCCGACGACCGCGTGGTCCGACAGCGCAGCGGCCATCTCGACCGTCACCGGGACCGGGACGTAGGGGAGCCGGGTGAGGAACAGCGACACGTCGTCGGGCGTCCAGCGCCACAGCTCGCGATCGAGCGCGAAGTCGAACGGCGCGACGACGCCGACGCCGTGCTGGGCGAGGAGGGCGGGCCGGACCACCGCGGCCGGGTCGAACGCCATCGCCGGTCAGCTCTCGTGCCGGCGGTAGACGAGCCGTTCGCCGACGGCGCCCGAGCGCCACACGTCGTTGCACGCCTCGGCCATGCGCGCCAGGCCGTCCACGACGGTCGCGTACACGTTGCCGGGCACCCAGCCGACGTCGCCGTTGAGCAGCAGGTTGTTGCGGCCGTAGAACAGCGCGAGGTCGATGACGCCGGGCAGGTGGTCGATGCTCTTCTCCTCTTTGAAGGCGCGGTCGAGCATGCCTCCGGCGAAGGAGAAGTAGACGACGTCGCCCGGGATGGGCGTGACGGTCGGGTTCTCCAGCCCGACCTCCCGCGGAGCGAACCGCTCCACCATCGTGTAGACCTCGTTGCGCGCGTACTTGGCGTGGTAGACGTCGCCGCCCTGGGGGAGCGCGTCCCATACGGCCGCGCAGGTGCGCGGCGCGTCCTTGTCGAGCAGCTCGGCGGTGCAGGACACGCCCCGGCGCTCCAACGTGATGGTGATGAACCTCGGCAAGCCGGACCTCCCCGGGAACGAGGGCGGGGCGGCGACGGGCGTCGCACCCGACGGGACGCTCAGCGCCTTGGGATCCGCCTGCCCGCACCGGGCGGGGCCGGTGGCGGAACGGTCTTGCAGCCTGATCGCGTTCGATTGTTGACAATCCTACGAGCCGTTCCTAGCGTGTCAATGCCCCCGTGTTAAAGGCGCGTCAACACTCGCCGGCCCGCGGAGGAAGGGGGAATGCCGATGCGCGTGACGGTCCTGTGCGCAGGCGACCGGCCGCCCGGCCTAGACGCGCTCGGACACCGTGCCGACCTGCGCTACGTGGACGCGGCGGGCCTCGCCGCGGCACTCCCGGACGCCGACGTGCTGTTCGTCTGGGACTTCCTGTCCGACGCCGTCCCGGCGGCCTGGCCCGCGACCGGCGGCCCCGGCTGGGTCCACATCGCGAGCGCCGGGGTCGACCGGCTCCTGTTCCCCGCGCTCGCCGACCGCGCCGTCGTCACCAACTCGCGGGGCGTGTTCGACGGGCCGATCGCCGAGTACGTGCTCGGGCTCGTCCTGGCGTTCGCGAAAGACCTGCCCGGCACGCTCCGCCACCAGGACGCGCGCGTCTGGCGGCACCGCGAGACCGAGCGGATCGCCGGACGGTCCGCGCTCGTCGTCGGCACCGGCCCGATCGGCCGCGCCGTCGCCCGGCTGCTGCGCGCGGCGGGCCTGGACGTCACCGGCGCGGGCCGCGCGGCGCGCACCGGCGACCCCGACTTCGGGACCGTCCTGGCCCCGGCGGCGCTGCACGACGGCCTCGCCGCCGCCGACTACCTCGTGCTCGCCGCGCCGCTCACCCCCGCCACTCGCGGCATGATCGACGCCGCCGCGCTCGCCCGGATGCGGCCGTCCGCGCGGCTGGTCAACGTCGGCCGGGGCGCGCTCGTCGTGGAGGACGCCCTGGTCGCGGCGCTGCGCGCGGGCACGATCGCCGGTGCCGCGCTGGACGTGTTCGCCGCCGAGCCGCTCGCGCCGGACTCGCCGCTGTGGACGCTGCCGAACGTGATCGTCTCGCCGCACATGTCCGGCGACGCGGCGGGCTGGCGGGACGAACTCGTCGCGCTGTTCGCCGACAACCTCGACCGCCGCCTGACCGGCCGCCCGCTGCGCAACGTCGTGGACCAGCGGCTCGGCTACGTCCGCGAGCACGTCCGCGAGGGAGCGCCATGACCGACCCGGCCGACCTGTCCGCCGCCGAACTCCTCGCCGCCTACCGCGCCCGGACGCTGTCGCCGGTCGAGGCGGTCGCGGCCGTCCTGCACCGGATCGAGCGCGAGAACCCGGTGCTCAACGCGTTCTGCCTGGTCACCGCCGACGAGGCGCTGACCGCCGCCCGCGCCTCGGCGGACCGGTGGGCGCGCGGCCGGCCGCTGCCCCTGGACGGCGTCCCGGTCTCGATCAAGGACGTGTTCCTCACCGCCGGACGGCCCACGCTGCGGGGCAGCCGCGCGGTCGACCCCGCCGGGCCGTGGCGCGAGGACGCGCCCGCCGTGGCCCGCCTGCGGGAGGCGGGCGCCGTGGCCGTGGGGAAGACCACGACGCCGGAGTTCGCGTGGAAGGGCGTCACCGACGGCCCGCTGACCGGCGTCACCCGCAACCCGTGGGACCCGGCGCTGACGCCGGGCGGGTCCAGCGGCGGCGCGGCGGCGGCCGTCGCGGCGGGCCTGGCGCCGCTCGCCCTCGGCACCGACGGCGGCGGATCGGTGCGCATCCCGGCCGCGTTCACCGGCACGTTCACGCTGAAGCCGACGTACGGGCGGGTGCCGCACTACCCGGCGAGCCCGTTCGGGACGCTCGCGCACGCCGGCCCGATGACCCGGACGGTCCAGGACGCCGTCCTGCTGCTCGACGTCATCACCGCGCCCGACCCGCGCGACTGGGCCGCGCTGCCGCCGCCGGCCGGGCCGTTCGCCGCGACCGTCCCGGACGTGACGGGCCTGCGCGTCGCGTTCAGCCCCGACCTCGGCCACGCCCGCGTCGATCCGGAGGTGGCCGCGCTCGTCGCGTCCGCCGCCGAGACGTTCGCCGCGCTCGGCGCGACGGTGGAGCGCGCCGACCCGGGGTTCGCCGACCCCGTCGCCGCGTTCTGGACGCTGTGGTCCGCCGGGGCCGCCAAGGTCGTCGAGCCCCTGGACCCCGAGCGGCGGGCCGGCCTGGACCCCGGCCTGCGCGAAATCTGCGAGCAGGGCGCCGCCGTCACCGCCGCCGCGTACCTGGACGCCACCGCCGTCCGCATGGACCTCGGCCGCCGCATGGGCGAGTTCCACGAGCGCTACGACCTGCTGCTCACCCCGACGCTGCCGATCGCCGCGTTCCCGGCGGGCCGGGAGACGCCGGACGGGCGGCCGGGGGAGCGCTGGACGTCCTGGACGCCCTTCACCTACCCGTTCAACATGACGCAGCAGCCCGCCGCGAGCGTCCCGTGCGGGTTCACCGCCGCCGGGCTCCCGGCCGGGCTCCAGATCGTCGGCCCCCGGCACGCCGACGCCCGCGTCCTCGCCGCGTGCCGCGCGTTCGAGGCGGCCCGCCCGTGGGCCGGCCGCCGTCCGCCGTCAGCGGCGGGACCGCCGTGAGCGCCGCTCGGCCCGCCGCGCCTGCCGGTCGGCCCGCCGCTCGCGCCGCTTCACCGACACGCTGCCCCACATCGCCAGGCCGCTGACGATCACGAGCGGCGACCCGGCGGCGCCCGGCCCGGACGCCCCCTGCCCGAACCCGCCCATCATCCCGACGCCCTCGACCTGCACGTTGAGGTCGGGCGGCACGATGATCTCCACGCCGCCCATGAACGCGAACGCGGTGATCTTGGTCTCGCCCGCGGGGAACACGGCCTCGCGCAGGTCGATGCTGCTCGACCCCCAGAACGAGAACGCCGTGAACCGCTTGGGCGCCGACCACGGCCCGCGCCGCTTGCACCCGCTCATCACCGCGTACGCCGAACTCCACGACGGCAGCCCGCTCGCCGCGGCGGTCGACCCCGCGTACACGTCCGCCGTCAGGTCGGCGACGAGCTGTTCCAGTTGGCCGAGCGTCCGCGACGCGAACACCCAGCCGAGCCGTTCCTCGGTCTCCGCGAGCGTCAGGCGGCCGTCTCCGGCGGCCTGGCGGAGGACGTGCGCGAAGCGCTCGCGGTCGGCGTCCGAGGCCCGGACGTCAGGCTCACGTTGCGGGATATTCGTCATGAACGGAGCTTAATCGGGCGGCGGTGTCCAGGCCGCGATCTCCGTCCGGGCCGTGAATCCGAGCTTGGTGAGGATGTGCTCGACATGTGAGTCCACGGTGCGCTTGGCGAGGACGAGCCGGTCCGCGATCTGTCGGTTGGTGAGCCCTTCCGCCACCAGCGCCGCCACTTCGCGCTCCCGTGTGGTGAGCGTCTCACGTGCGGGCGCCGGGCCGGGCGCGGCCACCGGCTCGCCGCGCGCCAGCGCGATCGCCTCGGTGATCGTCAGCTCGCCGCCGCGCCGCTTGGCGGACTGGAACCGGTCGGCGGGCAGACGGCGCTGGAGGGCCTTCTCCGACAGCGCCCGCCGCTCCATGTAGTGCGGGCCGTACTGGAGCTGCGCGCCCAGCTCGCGCCACATGCGCTCGGTCGCGCCGAGCAGCATCGCCGCCTCCTCGTAGCGGCCCCGCACCAGCGTGGCGGGGGTCAGCAGGTCGAGGGCGAGCGTGATGCCGAGCTGGTCGCCGAGGTCCTCCTTGATCTGGAGGCAGGCCATGAGGTCGTCCACGGCCTCGTCCTTGCGGCCCGTCCACCAGCGCGCCGCCGCCCGCGCGTACAGCGCGAACGACCGGTTCCAGACCTCGCCGCTGGCCTCGCCCGCCCGGACGCTCTCCTCGGCGACCGCGAGCGCCGCGTCCCAGTCGCTCTCCAGCGCCAGCACCGACGACAGGTGCGGCCCGGCCAGCAGCGCGGCCGGTTCCTCGTGGCCGAGCCGCGCGAACTCCTCGCGCGCCTGCGCGATGCGGGTCCGGGCGCCCTCCAGCTCGCCCTCGAACAGCGCGACCAGGCCCGTCCCGTGCAGGATGTGGGCGCGCAGCACCGGGTCGTCGGCGGCGTCGGCGCGCTCGAACAGCGCCCGGCCGCGCTCGGCCTCGCCGCGCTGGACGGCGACCAGGCCCGTCCCGAACGCCACCCACGCCCGCTCGCGGTGGGCGGGCGGCAGCGCCTCGGTCGCGGTGAGCACCCGGTCCTGCCAGCTCAGCGCCTCGCCGAACTTCCCGAGGCACAGCCAGTAGTGCTGCAGGACGGCCGCCAGGTGCAGCGCCGTCTCCTCGTCGCCCGGCGTGGACAGCGAGTGCTCCAGCGCGACCCGCAGGTTCGCGTTCTCCTCCCGCAGCCGGATCAGCGCGGGGAGCTGCCCGGCGCCGAGCGCGTCCCGCCGCGCCTCCTCGGCCAGCGCGAGGTAGTGGTCGCGGTGGCGGCGCAGGACGTCCGGGCGCTCGCCCAGCTCGGTCAGCCGCTCCGCGCCGTACTCGCGCAGCGTGTCCAGCATCCGGTAGCGGCGGCCGTCGCGCTCGCACAGCACGATCGACTTCTCCACCAGCCGGGCGAGGACGTCCAGCAGGGCGTCGGCGGCCAGCGCGCCGCCCGCCCCGACGCGCTCGGCGGCGGCCAGGTCGAAGTCGCCGGGGAACACCGACAGCCGCGCCCACAGCAGCCGCTCCTGCGCGGTGCACAGGTCGTGGCTCCACTCGATCGTCGCGCGGAGCGTCCGGTGCCGTCCGCCCGCCGCGCGCGGGGTGCCGAGCAGCCGGAACCGGTCGTCGATGCGGTCCACGAGCTGTTCCACCGACATGCTCCGCAGCCGGACGGCGGCCAGTTCGATCGCGAGCGGGATGCCGTCCAGGTGGCGGCACAGCCGGGCGACCGTCGCGTGGTTGTCCCGCGTCAGCGCGAACCCCGGGACCATCGCCTCGGCGCGGTCGGCGAACAGCGTCACCGCGTCGTCGCCGGTCGCGCTGTCCTGGTCGGCGACCGGCAGCGGCGGGATGACGAGCGTGTGCTCGCCCATGACGTCCAGCGGCTCGCGGCTGGTCGCGAGGATCCGCAGCCGGGGCGCGGCGCGCAGCAGCACCTCGGTGAGCGTCGCGCAGCCGTCCACCAGGTGCTCGCAGGTGTCCAGGACGAGCAGCAGGTGCTTGTCGGACAGATGGTCGGCGAGCCGGTCGGTCTGGTCGCCGGACGCCTGGCCGGGCAGCCGCAGCGCGTCGGCGACCGTCCGGGCGAGCAGCGCGGGCTCGCGCAGCGCCGACAGCTCCACCAGCCACGCCCCGTCGGGGAACGACCGGCGCAGGTCGGCGGCGACCCGCACCGCCAGCCGCGTCTTGCCGACGCCGCCGACGCCGGTCAGCGTGACGAGCCGGGACCGGGCCAGCACCTGGCGGGCCTCGCCGAGCTCACGCTGCCGCCCGATGAACCGCGTCATCTCGGCGGGCAGATTCCCGGCCCGCGACATCTCCGCCAGCACCGTGACGATCACCTCGGGTGAAGGGCTCCGGGGGTGAGCCGGTCGTCACCCATCGTACCCGGACGTCACGACGCGCCGCCGACCGATCACCCAGAGTGCGACACGGGTTCCAGCCGTACGATGACCGACTTCGACGTCGGAGTGTTGCTGATCTCGGCGGTGCTGTCGAGGGGCA is from Actinomadura rubteroloni and encodes:
- a CDS encoding ATP-binding protein, coding for MIVTVLAEMSRAGNLPAEMTRFIGRQRELGEARQVLARSRLVTLTGVGGVGKTRLAVRVAADLRRSFPDGAWLVELSALREPALLARTVADALRLPGQASGDQTDRLADHLSDKHLLLVLDTCEHLVDGCATLTEVLLRAAPRLRILATSREPLDVMGEHTLVIPPLPVADQDSATGDDAVTLFADRAEAMVPGFALTRDNHATVARLCRHLDGIPLAIELAAVRLRSMSVEQLVDRIDDRFRLLGTPRAAGGRHRTLRATIEWSHDLCTAQERLLWARLSVFPGDFDLAAAERVGAGGALAADALLDVLARLVEKSIVLCERDGRRYRMLDTLREYGAERLTELGERPDVLRRHRDHYLALAEEARRDALGAGQLPALIRLREENANLRVALEHSLSTPGDEETALHLAAVLQHYWLCLGKFGEALSWQDRVLTATEALPPAHRERAWVAFGTGLVAVQRGEAERGRALFERADAADDPVLRAHILHGTGLVALFEGELEGARTRIAQAREEFARLGHEEPAALLAGPHLSSVLALESDWDAALAVAEESVRAGEASGEVWNRSFALYARAAARWWTGRKDEAVDDLMACLQIKEDLGDQLGITLALDLLTPATLVRGRYEEAAMLLGATERMWRELGAQLQYGPHYMERRALSEKALQRRLPADRFQSAKRRGGELTITEAIALARGEPVAAPGPAPARETLTTREREVAALVAEGLTNRQIADRLVLAKRTVDSHVEHILTKLGFTARTEIAAWTPPPD
- a CDS encoding maleate cis-trans isomerase family protein, which encodes MAFDPAAVVRPALLAQHGVGVVAPFDFALDRELWRWTPDDVSLFLTRLPYVPVPVTVEMAAALSDHAVVGRATRDVLAPEPLGVVFACASGSFVHGAAGERALVGAMEDAGAPAATTTSGALVDALALLGVRRLAVVTPYIDAVTQRLLTFLAEHGVGVVASVGLGLLSHIWKVGYEEVVRAVSAVDRPDADAVFISCTNVPTYDIIAPLERMIGKPVLTANQVTMCMALRRMGWRAAGEDQRLVRHPDATAA
- a CDS encoding GntR family transcriptional regulator — translated: MRRPGELEPVPRRSTVEIVAAELRSAIMYGALPPGSQLGEAELATRLGISRGPLREAMQRLVQEGLLHSEPHRGLFVITLDHADVEDVYLSRLAIERAACALVMARNRGEAVARLTEALDALVAAARDRDRVAMSDADQAFHAVLVSASGSPRLERMAQTLLVETRMCLNELQDTYPEPDELVHEHRRIVDAIADGAEERLLRLIEEHMTGSIERLRPSARPLDSDPAS
- a CDS encoding DUF1707 SHOCT-like domain-containing protein produces the protein MTNIPQREPDVRASDADRERFAHVLRQAAGDGRLTLAETEERLGWVFASRTLGQLEQLVADLTADVYAGSTAAASGLPSWSSAYAVMSGCKRRGPWSAPKRFTAFSFWGSSSIDLREAVFPAGETKITAFAFMGGVEIIVPPDLNVQVEGVGMMGGFGQGASGPGAAGSPLVIVSGLAMWGSVSVKRRERRADRQARRAERRSRRSRR
- a CDS encoding DUF3830 family protein, with amino-acid sequence MTITLERRGVSCTAELLDKDAPRTCAAVWDALPQGGDVYHAKYARNEVYTMVERFAPREVGLENPTVTPIPGDVVYFSFAGGMLDRAFKEEKSIDHLPGVIDLALFYGRNNLLLNGDVGWVPGNVYATVVDGLARMAEACNDVWRSGAVGERLVYRRHES
- a CDS encoding D-2-hydroxyacid dehydrogenase, which translates into the protein MPMRVTVLCAGDRPPGLDALGHRADLRYVDAAGLAAALPDADVLFVWDFLSDAVPAAWPATGGPGWVHIASAGVDRLLFPALADRAVVTNSRGVFDGPIAEYVLGLVLAFAKDLPGTLRHQDARVWRHRETERIAGRSALVVGTGPIGRAVARLLRAAGLDVTGAGRAARTGDPDFGTVLAPAALHDGLAAADYLVLAAPLTPATRGMIDAAALARMRPSARLVNVGRGALVVEDALVAALRAGTIAGAALDVFAAEPLAPDSPLWTLPNVIVSPHMSGDAAGWRDELVALFADNLDRRLTGRPLRNVVDQRLGYVREHVREGAP
- a CDS encoding aspartate aminotransferase family protein, with product MAKLSPVLKQATPVLAERGEGVHLYDADGRRYLDFTAGIGVTSTGHCHPRVVAAAREQTGTLIHGQYTTVLHPGLLRLTERLGDVLPAGLDSVFYLNSGSEAVEAAVRLARHATGRQNIVAFQGSFHGRTMGAAALTTAGTKFRAGIGPLMPGVAVAPFPQAYRYGWDEAEAVRFALRELDHLFATACAPADTAAFIVEPVLGEGGYIPAPPAFLAGLRERADRHGALLVVDEVQTGIGRTGRFWGHDHADVRPDVLITAKGLASGFPLSAIAAPAALMERAWPGSQGGTYGGNAVACAAALATLDVVRDEDLVGNAAVQGDRLHAGLRAIAAGHPVIGDVRGLGLMQACEFTAPSGEPDGATAARAQAAAAERGLLLLTCGGYGNVVRMIPPLVVTGEQVDEGLALFAKAVADAG
- a CDS encoding amidase, coding for MTDPADLSAAELLAAYRARTLSPVEAVAAVLHRIERENPVLNAFCLVTADEALTAARASADRWARGRPLPLDGVPVSIKDVFLTAGRPTLRGSRAVDPAGPWREDAPAVARLREAGAVAVGKTTTPEFAWKGVTDGPLTGVTRNPWDPALTPGGSSGGAAAAVAAGLAPLALGTDGGGSVRIPAAFTGTFTLKPTYGRVPHYPASPFGTLAHAGPMTRTVQDAVLLLDVITAPDPRDWAALPPPAGPFAATVPDVTGLRVAFSPDLGHARVDPEVAALVASAAETFAALGATVERADPGFADPVAAFWTLWSAGAAKVVEPLDPERRAGLDPGLREICEQGAAVTAAAYLDATAVRMDLGRRMGEFHERYDLLLTPTLPIAAFPAGRETPDGRPGERWTSWTPFTYPFNMTQQPAASVPCGFTAAGLPAGLQIVGPRHADARVLAACRAFEAARPWAGRRPPSAAGPP
- a CDS encoding maleate cis-trans isomerase family protein, translated to MGRSIGFLYPGFSAEDDYPVLEGLLGDVALRVVHTEMREDAHRVDALLDIGGDGVLAAGARALRGLGVDAAVWACTSGSFVFGWDGAAAQAAGVGRTAGVPASSTSFAFVHAARRLGLRRVAVAATYPADVAGHFRAFLEHAGLEVVALASRGIVTAAEVGALGRDDVLDFVAAHDRPDADAVLVPDTALHTAAWLDDLEARVGKPVLTANQVSVWEGLRLTGGDRPRTGLGRLFSAG